The proteins below are encoded in one region of Bacteroides uniformis:
- a CDS encoding M16 family metallopeptidase gives MKHLLRGLWIVALILCCNFQQVFAQQMPPIPVDKNVRIGKLDNGLTYYIRKNSQPANRADFYIAQKVGSIQEEADQRGLAHFLEHMCFNGTTHFPGDALKQYLERIGVKFGENLNAYTSVDETVYNISNVPVTTPGAIDSCLLILHDWSNDLTLDPKEIDKERGVINEEWRTRMSAIQRFQEKMLPVMFEGTKYATCFPIGTMEVVMNFKPQTLRDYYEKWYRPDLQGIVVVGDIDVDAIEAQIKKMFSDIPAQPNAAKREYYPVNDNKEPIVLVYQDKEQSNVQALIFNKHEATPDEQKGDMGYLVQNYATTLINNMLNARLNELVQTANPPYIYAATYDDDFFVAKTKDAFTGVVVCKEDAIENGIATLLRETERARQFGFTETEYNRARAEYLRQLESAYNERDKRKNEEYVDEYVRHFLDNEPIPGIENEYAIINQIAPAIPVAALNQMMQALVTDSNQVVAILGPDKEGLKMPTEDAIKKILKDIKAEKLTAYVDKVSDEPLMAEALKGGKIVSEQTDDTFGTTTLTLSNGVKVIIKKTDFKADEIRMKGVSLGGSSLFPDSEIININGLDAVSVGGLGNFSAVDLEKVLAGKKASVSYGIGDKTETVNGSCSPKDFETMMQLTYLTFTAPRRDDDAFASYKNRNKAALQNMEMNPQVAFSDSVSAGIYMHHPRRARIKADMIDKMDYDKILSMYQDRYKDASDFTFIFVGNVNVEEMKPLIAEYLGSLPAINRKETFKDNKVDMRQGVYKNEFVRKQETAKASNFVLLNGDCKYDLKNDILLSMTSQILDLVYTAKVREDEGGTYGVYVGGQLSKYPKEKALLQIVFETAPAKREKLMQIIFAELDNIAKAGPSEGDLNKVKEFMLKKHAEDLKENSYWLGSIDEYLFTGMNPIKDYEQIVNSITVKDIQKFTDDLFKQKNEIEVSMISPETPDKE, from the coding sequence ATGAAACATCTATTACGTGGTTTATGGATTGTAGCGTTAATTCTTTGCTGCAATTTTCAGCAGGTATTTGCACAGCAAATGCCGCCTATCCCGGTCGACAAAAATGTCCGTATCGGAAAGTTGGACAACGGATTGACCTATTATATCCGCAAGAACAGCCAGCCTGCAAACCGGGCCGACTTTTACATTGCCCAAAAGGTAGGCTCCATTCAGGAAGAAGCCGACCAGCGCGGCCTTGCCCACTTCCTGGAACACATGTGTTTCAATGGAACGACCCACTTCCCCGGTGATGCACTGAAGCAATACCTGGAGCGTATCGGGGTGAAATTCGGTGAGAACTTGAACGCCTATACTTCCGTAGACGAAACCGTATACAACATTTCCAATGTGCCGGTCACTACTCCGGGAGCCATCGACTCCTGCCTGCTGATTCTGCACGACTGGAGTAACGATTTGACCCTGGACCCGAAGGAAATAGACAAAGAACGCGGAGTCATCAACGAAGAATGGCGCACCCGTATGAGCGCCATACAACGCTTCCAGGAGAAGATGCTTCCAGTCATGTTCGAAGGAACGAAGTATGCCACTTGTTTCCCTATCGGAACGATGGAGGTCGTTATGAACTTCAAACCGCAAACTTTGAGAGACTACTATGAAAAGTGGTACCGTCCGGACCTTCAGGGTATTGTGGTAGTTGGCGATATAGATGTGGACGCCATCGAAGCCCAAATCAAGAAAATGTTTTCTGATATTCCCGCCCAGCCCAATGCTGCCAAACGCGAGTACTATCCGGTAAACGACAACAAGGAGCCTATTGTATTGGTTTATCAGGACAAGGAACAGTCCAATGTACAAGCCCTCATCTTCAACAAGCACGAAGCCACTCCTGACGAGCAGAAAGGCGACATGGGCTATCTGGTACAGAATTATGCAACCACGCTCATCAACAATATGCTGAATGCGCGTCTGAACGAATTGGTACAGACCGCCAATCCTCCTTATATATATGCCGCCACTTATGACGATGATTTCTTTGTTGCCAAAACCAAAGATGCCTTCACCGGTGTCGTTGTCTGCAAGGAAGATGCCATAGAAAATGGAATAGCCACTCTCCTGCGCGAAACAGAACGCGCCCGCCAATTCGGCTTTACGGAAACGGAATACAACCGTGCCCGTGCCGAATATCTGCGCCAACTGGAATCTGCTTATAACGAGCGTGACAAACGCAAGAATGAAGAGTACGTGGATGAATATGTCCGTCATTTCCTCGATAACGAACCGATTCCGGGCATCGAAAACGAATACGCCATCATCAATCAGATAGCTCCCGCCATTCCGGTTGCCGCACTGAACCAGATGATGCAAGCCCTCGTGACAGACAGTAACCAGGTAGTCGCAATTCTCGGTCCGGATAAGGAAGGATTGAAAATGCCGACAGAAGATGCAATCAAGAAGATTCTGAAAGATATTAAAGCTGAAAAACTGACTGCCTACGTAGACAAGGTGTCGGATGAACCTTTGATGGCCGAAGCCCTGAAAGGCGGAAAGATTGTATCCGAGCAGACAGATGATACATTCGGCACTACAACGCTGACACTCTCCAACGGAGTCAAGGTCATTATCAAGAAGACAGATTTCAAGGCAGACGAAATCCGCATGAAGGGAGTCAGCCTAGGCGGTAGTTCCCTGTTCCCCGACTCGGAAATCATCAACATCAACGGACTGGATGCAGTGAGTGTCGGTGGTCTGGGTAATTTCAGTGCCGTAGACCTGGAAAAAGTTCTGGCCGGCAAGAAAGCTTCCGTCAGCTATGGTATCGGTGACAAGACAGAAACCGTCAATGGCAGCTGTTCACCGAAAGACTTCGAAACAATGATGCAGCTCACTTACTTGACGTTCACCGCTCCACGCCGTGACGACGATGCCTTCGCATCCTACAAGAACCGCAACAAAGCTGCTTTGCAGAATATGGAAATGAATCCCCAGGTAGCGTTCAGTGACTCTGTCTCGGCCGGTATTTACATGCACCATCCCAGAAGAGCCAGAATAAAGGCGGACATGATTGACAAGATGGATTATGACAAGATTCTGTCCATGTATCAAGACCGCTACAAAGATGCCAGCGATTTTACCTTTATCTTTGTAGGAAATGTGAATGTGGAGGAAATGAAACCACTCATCGCCGAGTACCTGGGTTCACTGCCTGCCATCAACCGCAAGGAAACATTCAAGGACAATAAAGTGGACATGCGCCAGGGAGTTTATAAGAACGAATTCGTACGGAAGCAGGAAACTGCCAAAGCGTCGAACTTTGTCCTGCTGAACGGTGACTGCAAGTACGACCTGAAAAATGACATCCTGCTGAGTATGACCAGCCAGATTCTCGACTTGGTTTATACAGCCAAGGTACGTGAAGACGAAGGGGGCACTTACGGTGTATATGTAGGCGGCCAATTAAGCAAATATCCGAAAGAAAAGGCTCTCTTGCAGATTGTATTCGAAACCGCTCCGGCAAAAAGAGAAAAGCTGATGCAGATTATCTTTGCAGAACTCGACAACATCGCCAAAGCAGGTCCGTCGGAAGGAGACTTGAATAAAGTGAAGGAGTTCATGCTGAAGAAACATGCCGAAGACTTGAAGGAGAACAGCTACTGGCTGGGAAGCATTGACGAATACCTGTTCACCGGTATGAATCCGATAAAGGATTACGAACAGATTGTCAACAGCATCACCGTGAAGGACATCCAGAAGTTCACCGACGACTTGTTCAAGCAGAAGAACGAGATTGAGGTATCAATGATCAGTCCTGAAACTCCTGACAAAGAATAA
- the kdsA gene encoding 3-deoxy-8-phosphooctulonate synthase translates to MIELKNNPAGNFFLLAGPCVIEGEEMAMRIAERIVTITEKLQIPYVFKGSYRKANRSRLDSFMGIGDEKALKILQKVHTTFGVPTVTDIHAAEEATMAAEYVDILQIPAFLCRQTDLLVAAAKTGKTINIKKGQFLSPLAMRFAADKVVEAGNRNVMLTERGTTFGYQDLVIDYRGIPEMQTFGFPVILDVTHSLQQPNQTSGVTGGMPQLIETVAKAGVAVGVDGLFIETHENPAVAKSDGANMLKLDLLEDLLTKLVRIREAVR, encoded by the coding sequence ATGATTGAATTAAAGAATAATCCCGCCGGAAACTTCTTCCTACTGGCAGGTCCATGTGTCATCGAAGGAGAAGAAATGGCAATGCGCATTGCCGAACGTATCGTGACTATCACCGAAAAACTGCAAATCCCCTATGTATTCAAAGGGTCGTACCGCAAAGCCAACCGCTCCCGCCTGGATTCCTTTATGGGCATCGGCGACGAAAAGGCGCTGAAGATACTGCAAAAAGTGCACACCACCTTCGGAGTACCTACCGTGACCGACATTCATGCAGCCGAAGAAGCCACCATGGCTGCCGAATATGTGGATATTCTGCAAATTCCCGCCTTCCTCTGCCGGCAGACAGACCTGCTTGTAGCCGCCGCCAAAACCGGAAAAACCATCAACATCAAGAAAGGGCAGTTCCTCTCTCCGCTTGCCATGCGCTTTGCGGCTGATAAAGTAGTGGAAGCAGGCAATAGGAACGTCATGCTGACGGAACGCGGAACTACTTTCGGTTATCAGGATTTAGTCATCGACTATCGCGGCATCCCCGAAATGCAGACCTTCGGTTTCCCCGTCATCCTGGATGTAACCCACTCCTTGCAACAGCCCAACCAGACCAGTGGCGTCACGGGAGGTATGCCGCAACTTATCGAGACCGTAGCCAAAGCCGGTGTTGCCGTAGGTGTAGACGGACTGTTCATCGAAACCCACGAAAATCCCGCCGTAGCCAAGAGTGACGGCGCCAACATGCTGAAACTCGACCTGCTGGAAGACCTGCTGACCAAATTGGTCCGCATCCGGGAAGCAGTCAGATAA
- a CDS encoding diacylglycerol/lipid kinase family protein has product MSAEPEKLGVIYNPKAGTRKVQKRWKEIKEYMDSKGVPYDYVQSEGFGSVERLAGILANNGYRTIVVVGGDGALNDVINGIMLSNAPDKENIAIGIIPNGIGNDFADYWEMSSDYKKAVDCIINNRRRKIDVGTCYYYDGEKHLTRYFLNAINIGLGARIVKITDQCKRFWGVKFLSYFMALLSIIFERKLYRMHLKINGEHIRGRIMTVCIGSAWGYGQAPSAVPYNGWLDVSVIYRPELLQLWSGLWMLIQGRILNHKVVMPYRTQKVKVLRAQNASVDLDGRILDRHFPLDISVLHEAITLIIPN; this is encoded by the coding sequence ATGAGTGCAGAACCCGAAAAGTTGGGAGTAATATACAACCCCAAAGCCGGAACACGGAAAGTGCAGAAACGGTGGAAAGAAATCAAAGAATACATGGACAGCAAAGGTGTGCCTTACGACTATGTGCAGTCCGAAGGGTTCGGTTCGGTAGAGCGTCTGGCAGGTATCCTTGCCAACAACGGCTACCGCACCATTGTTGTAGTAGGCGGTGACGGCGCACTGAATGACGTCATTAACGGCATCATGCTTTCCAATGCACCGGACAAGGAGAATATAGCCATCGGCATCATCCCCAATGGTATAGGAAATGACTTTGCCGACTATTGGGAAATGAGTTCGGACTACAAGAAAGCGGTGGATTGCATCATCAACAACCGCCGCCGGAAAATAGACGTGGGTACCTGCTATTATTACGACGGTGAAAAGCATCTGACACGCTACTTTCTCAATGCCATCAACATAGGCCTGGGAGCCCGTATCGTGAAAATCACCGACCAGTGCAAGCGTTTCTGGGGAGTGAAGTTCCTCTCTTACTTCATGGCACTGCTATCCATTATCTTCGAACGGAAGCTGTACCGCATGCATCTCAAGATAAACGGCGAGCATATACGCGGACGCATCATGACTGTCTGCATAGGCAGTGCGTGGGGATACGGACAAGCGCCTAGTGCAGTGCCCTATAATGGCTGGCTGGATGTTTCCGTCATTTACCGTCCCGAATTGCTGCAACTATGGTCGGGATTGTGGATGCTTATCCAAGGGCGGATTCTGAACCATAAGGTAGTGATGCCCTACCGTACGCAAAAAGTAAAAGTGCTGCGTGCGCAAAATGCCTCTGTCGATTTGGACGGACGTATTCTCGACCGTCATTTTCCACTGGACATCAGCGTACTGCATGAAGCAATAACATTGATTATACCCAATTGA
- the miaA gene encoding tRNA (adenosine(37)-N6)-dimethylallyltransferase MiaA: MPDYDLIAILGPTASGKTPFAAALAAELHTEIISADSRQIYRGMDLGTGKDLADYTVDGKQIPHHLIDIAAPGYKYNVFEYQRDFLNAYETIKQKGCLPVVCGGTGMYLESVLKGYRLLPVPENPELRTRLADKSLEELTDILKGYKSLHNTTDVDTAKRAIRAIEIEEYYAHTPVDERSFPQMNSLIIGVDIDRELRREKITRRLHQRLEEGMIDEVRLLIEQGIQPDDLIYYGLEYKYLTLYLIGKLTYEEMFTQLETAIHQFAKRQMTWFRGMERRGFTIHWMNARWPMEEKIAFVKKKLEG; the protein is encoded by the coding sequence ATGCCAGACTATGATTTAATCGCCATATTAGGGCCTACCGCTTCAGGAAAGACTCCATTTGCAGCCGCCTTGGCCGCCGAACTCCATACGGAAATCATCAGTGCCGATTCACGGCAAATCTACCGGGGGATGGACCTAGGCACCGGCAAAGACCTTGCTGACTATACCGTCGACGGGAAACAGATTCCCCATCACCTCATCGACATAGCCGCCCCGGGCTATAAGTACAATGTTTTCGAGTATCAGCGTGATTTCTTGAATGCTTACGAGACTATTAAACAAAAAGGTTGCCTGCCCGTTGTATGTGGAGGAACCGGAATGTATCTCGAATCAGTACTGAAAGGCTACCGTCTGCTGCCCGTACCCGAGAATCCCGAGTTGCGCACCCGTCTGGCAGACAAATCGCTGGAAGAACTGACCGACATACTGAAAGGTTACAAAAGCCTGCACAATACCACGGACGTGGACACAGCCAAACGTGCCATACGAGCCATCGAAATCGAAGAGTATTATGCCCATACCCCAGTAGACGAACGTTCCTTCCCCCAGATGAACAGTCTCATCATAGGTGTGGACATCGACCGGGAATTGCGTCGGGAGAAAATCACCCGCCGCCTGCACCAGCGCCTGGAAGAAGGAATGATAGACGAAGTGCGCCTTCTGATAGAGCAAGGCATCCAACCGGATGACCTCATCTATTACGGACTGGAATACAAGTATCTGACACTTTATCTCATCGGCAAGTTGACCTATGAAGAGATGTTCACGCAACTGGAAACAGCCATCCACCAGTTTGCCAAACGCCAGATGACCTGGTTCCGCGGTATGGAACGGCGTGGATTTACCATCCATTGGATGAATGCCCGGTGGCCGATGGAAGAAAAGATAGCTTTTGTAAAGAAGAAGTTGGAAGGATGA
- a CDS encoding MATE family efflux transporter: MHYTYKQIWLINFPVMMSILMEQLINITDAVFLGHVGEVELGASAIAGIYYLAVYMLGFGFSIGLQVMIARRNGECDYGKAGKIFFQGFFFLSGLAILLCLLMQASSPFILGRLISSPEIYRAVIQYLDWRSFGLLFSFPFLVIRSFLVGITCTRALSWAAAVAVVINIPLNYILIIVGGLGISGAAIASSLAEMGSLVMLLFYVWLKIDKGKYGLKPVYDGKLLVDVLSLSVWSMLHAFISVAPWFLFFVAVEHLGKTELAISNITRSVSAVFFVIVNSFAVTTGSLVSNAIGAGERRAVFIICRKILRLGYSAGFPLIGVAVCYNRLIIGIYTDNELLTEQAFIPFVVTLLNYTFALPGYVYLNAVGGTGKTRITFLFQVTTTVVYLGYLYWLSACTHASLAIYLTAEYLFVILLALQSVFYLRSKQY, translated from the coding sequence ATGCATTATACATATAAACAGATATGGCTTATCAACTTTCCGGTAATGATGAGCATTTTGATGGAGCAGCTGATAAATATAACCGATGCTGTTTTCTTAGGTCACGTTGGCGAGGTGGAATTGGGAGCATCTGCCATTGCGGGGATTTATTATTTGGCGGTCTACATGCTTGGGTTTGGGTTTAGTATCGGATTGCAGGTGATGATTGCCCGAAGGAATGGAGAATGTGACTATGGTAAGGCTGGGAAGATATTCTTTCAAGGTTTCTTCTTTTTATCGGGATTGGCCATTTTGCTTTGTCTGCTGATGCAGGCAAGTTCTCCTTTCATATTGGGAAGGTTGATTTCCTCGCCGGAGATTTATCGGGCTGTAATTCAATATCTGGACTGGCGCAGTTTCGGTTTGCTGTTTTCGTTTCCGTTTTTGGTTATCCGTTCTTTTCTTGTGGGAATAACATGCACTCGGGCATTATCGTGGGCTGCTGCCGTTGCAGTAGTGATTAATATTCCTTTGAATTATATTCTGATAATTGTTGGAGGACTGGGAATATCGGGAGCTGCCATTGCTTCTTCTCTGGCAGAGATGGGTTCTTTGGTGATGCTTCTTTTCTATGTATGGCTGAAAATAGATAAAGGGAAATATGGATTGAAACCGGTATATGACGGAAAGCTGTTGGTGGATGTGCTGAGCTTGTCGGTATGGAGCATGCTTCATGCCTTTATCAGCGTGGCTCCGTGGTTCTTGTTTTTTGTGGCGGTGGAACATTTGGGTAAAACGGAATTAGCCATTTCCAATATTACGCGAAGTGTATCTGCTGTCTTTTTTGTAATAGTCAATTCTTTTGCGGTCACTACGGGTTCGCTGGTCAGTAATGCGATTGGGGCTGGAGAAAGGAGGGCTGTTTTCATTATCTGCCGTAAGATACTGAGGTTGGGCTATTCTGCTGGATTTCCACTGATAGGGGTAGCTGTATGTTATAATCGCTTGATAATAGGAATCTATACAGATAACGAACTGTTAACAGAGCAGGCTTTCATCCCTTTTGTTGTGACGTTGCTGAATTATACCTTTGCCTTGCCAGGCTATGTATATCTCAACGCAGTTGGAGGGACCGGTAAAACCCGGATTACTTTTCTTTTCCAAGTGACTACCACTGTCGTGTATCTGGGGTATCTTTATTGGTTAAGCGCTTGCACTCATGCATCCTTGGCTATTTACTTAACGGCAGAATACCTTTTTGTGATTTTGCTGGCACTGCAATCGGTTTTCTATTTAAGAAGTAAACAATATTAG
- a CDS encoding CatB-related O-acetyltransferase: MMTKIYPRTGDKQTVYLNAVVKDPRIEVGDYTIYNDFVADPLLFEKNNVLYHYPIHQERLVIGKFCSIACGTKFLFNCANHTLKSLSTYTFPLFYEEWGLKKSDITDAWDDKGDIIIGNDVWIGYEAVIMAGVHIGDGAIIGARAVVTKDVPPYTIVGGTPAKEIRKRFDEDVVKKLLRLQWWDWSIDEIRCYLPHLVQGCWDRFP; this comes from the coding sequence ATGATGACTAAAATATATCCGCGTACGGGAGATAAGCAAACCGTATATCTTAATGCTGTTGTAAAGGATCCTCGAATAGAGGTTGGTGACTATACTATTTATAATGATTTTGTAGCTGACCCTTTGTTGTTCGAGAAAAACAATGTGCTGTATCATTACCCCATCCATCAGGAGAGGCTGGTTATTGGTAAATTCTGTTCCATTGCTTGCGGTACGAAATTTCTGTTCAACTGTGCCAATCATACGTTGAAATCTCTGTCTACTTATACATTTCCTTTATTTTACGAAGAGTGGGGATTGAAGAAATCGGACATAACGGATGCATGGGATGACAAAGGAGATATTATAATAGGTAATGATGTTTGGATTGGTTATGAAGCGGTGATAATGGCTGGTGTTCATATAGGAGATGGGGCGATTATTGGTGCACGTGCTGTTGTGACTAAAGATGTTCCCCCTTATACAATTGTAGGGGGAACTCCTGCCAAAGAAATCAGGAAACGTTTTGATGAGGATGTGGTGAAGAAATTATTGCGGCTGCAATGGTGGGATTGGTCGATTGATGAGATACGCTGTTACTTGCCGCATCTTGTACAAGGCTGTTGGGATAGATTTCCTTAA